The Thermoflavifilum sp. genome contains a region encoding:
- a CDS encoding TPM domain-containing protein, with translation MHIPLPFIRFTFSICCWIGAYSFAFGQQVFQLPARPMPPRHVNDFAHQLTEAQQDSLEQLLILCNHQRYADIVLVTMPDAGTRSPEDFADSLYDFWHLGEDNQQRSMLMFVDFGLHRVVLKVGDGLKGTITAETNYLLMHHYVLPAFQRGNYYDGLRDCLKAINTILIPPGEIHRTLASNPSTRNPWWILLIAMGVLFMIFIYWKSTTNRKKT, from the coding sequence ATGCATATACCTTTACCCTTTATTCGCTTTACCTTCAGCATCTGCTGCTGGATTGGCGCATACAGTTTTGCATTCGGACAGCAGGTGTTTCAACTGCCTGCACGTCCTATGCCTCCCCGCCATGTGAATGATTTTGCCCATCAGCTCACAGAGGCACAACAGGACAGCCTGGAACAGCTTTTGATTCTCTGTAATCATCAACGATATGCCGATATTGTACTGGTAACCATGCCCGACGCCGGCACACGCTCGCCCGAAGACTTTGCTGATTCACTCTATGATTTCTGGCATCTGGGCGAAGATAATCAACAACGCAGCATGCTTATGTTTGTAGATTTTGGTCTGCATCGGGTCGTGCTTAAAGTAGGAGATGGATTAAAAGGCACGATTACTGCTGAAACCAACTATCTGTTGATGCATCATTATGTATTGCCTGCTTTTCAACGAGGTAATTATTATGATGGATTACGCGATTGCCTGAAGGCCATCAATACGATTCTGATTCCACCCGGAGAAATTCATCGGACTTTAGCCAGTAACCCTTCTACACGCAATCCCTGGTGGATACTCTTAATTGCTATGGGAGTTTTGTTTATGATATTCATCTATTGGAAGTCCACTACAAACCGTAAAAAGACGTAA
- a CDS encoding TPM domain-containing protein, which produces MRKLKYGCWLICLCLCWMYGWAQTGSVLQHIPPRPEPPRLVNDLAGMLSPSQQQTLEQELDTYSDTTSTQIAVVIVPTVGDYGMMEYALAILRQWGVGTKEHNNGVVLLIAAHDHKAFIATGYGMEGVLPDATCKEIIDQQLIPHFRQGQYFEGIQATIQAIMQAAAGEYHAQPGQDTQGQPIGNVIGLIILVLIVLFIIARIRGGGGGGGGMISRGGYWIGPFIGGGWGGGGFGGSGGFGGGGGFGGFGGGSGGGGGAGGSW; this is translated from the coding sequence ATGCGGAAGCTGAAATATGGATGCTGGTTGATTTGTTTATGTCTTTGCTGGATGTATGGATGGGCGCAAACGGGGAGCGTGTTGCAGCATATTCCGCCACGTCCCGAACCGCCGCGCCTGGTGAATGATCTGGCGGGCATGCTTTCCCCATCACAACAACAAACGCTCGAGCAGGAACTGGATACATACAGTGATACGACTTCTACACAGATTGCCGTGGTTATTGTGCCAACAGTAGGGGATTACGGCATGATGGAATACGCGCTGGCTATCCTGCGGCAATGGGGTGTAGGCACTAAGGAACATAACAATGGTGTGGTGTTGCTGATTGCCGCGCACGATCACAAAGCTTTTATTGCCACCGGATATGGCATGGAAGGTGTGCTTCCCGATGCCACCTGCAAAGAAATCATCGATCAGCAGTTGATTCCCCATTTCCGCCAGGGCCAGTATTTTGAAGGGATACAGGCTACGATTCAGGCCATCATGCAGGCGGCTGCGGGCGAATACCATGCCCAGCCCGGCCAGGATACACAAGGACAACCAATCGGCAATGTGATTGGATTGATTATCCTGGTGCTTATTGTGTTGTTTATCATTGCCCGGATACGTGGCGGAGGGGGCGGTGGCGGCGGCATGATCAGTCGGGGTGGCTACTGGATTGGCCCATTCATCGGTGGGGGTTGGGGCGGAGGTGGATTCGGTGGTTCAGGCGGATTTGGAGGTGGAGGCGGCTTTGGTGGCTTTGGTGGCGGAAGCGGCGGAGGTGGTGGTGCCGGAGGAAGCTGGTAA
- a CDS encoding TPM domain-containing protein, which translates to MPGLLKRDFFTKRQKKRLISAIQQAERDTTGEIRIYIEHRCPYADPLQRAREIFQAHEMYRTAHRNAVLIYVATQDRKYALFGDEGIHQQVGDQFWQQAAEAMLHHFKRSDLVKGLEASIQEIGMVLKKYFPSRGSNPNELSDEILEGQ; encoded by the coding sequence ATGCCGGGGTTGCTGAAACGTGATTTTTTTACAAAGAGGCAAAAGAAGCGCCTGATAAGCGCTATTCAGCAGGCCGAGCGGGATACAACCGGTGAAATCAGAATCTATATTGAACATCGTTGCCCTTATGCCGATCCCCTGCAACGTGCCCGGGAGATATTTCAGGCACATGAAATGTATCGCACCGCACACCGCAATGCGGTATTGATTTATGTGGCTACCCAAGACCGCAAGTATGCACTCTTCGGGGATGAGGGTATTCATCAGCAGGTAGGCGATCAATTCTGGCAACAGGCTGCTGAAGCCATGTTGCATCATTTTAAACGTAGCGATCTGGTGAAAGGGCTCGAGGCCAGTATCCAGGAAATAGGCATGGTTTTGAAAAAATATTTTCCTTCCCGGGGTTCCAATCCCAATGAGTTATCGGATGAAATTCTGGAAGGGCAATAG
- a CDS encoding LemA family protein — translation MKLKTGWIVLIIILLIILIGGCSLKNTYNKIVALDQDVKSKWGQVENQYQRRMDLIPNLVNTVKGAANFEQQTLTQVIQARAAASQIKVDASDLSPEKIRQFQQAQGQLTQALGRLMVVAERYPQLTATQNFRDLQAQLEGTENRIAVARMDFNNAVQQYNTLIKSFPMNLFAASFGFKEKGYFQAEPGAEKAPQVQF, via the coding sequence ATGAAGCTTAAAACCGGATGGATAGTTCTCATCATCATTTTGCTGATTATACTTATCGGCGGTTGCAGTTTAAAAAATACCTATAACAAGATTGTAGCCCTCGATCAAGATGTAAAATCGAAATGGGGCCAGGTTGAAAATCAATATCAACGGCGGATGGATCTGATTCCCAATCTGGTGAATACCGTAAAAGGTGCGGCCAATTTTGAACAACAAACGCTCACTCAGGTCATTCAGGCGCGTGCGGCAGCCTCTCAAATCAAGGTGGATGCCAGCGATCTGAGTCCTGAAAAAATCCGGCAGTTTCAACAGGCACAGGGGCAACTCACACAGGCGCTGGGCCGATTGATGGTGGTGGCCGAACGCTATCCACAACTCACGGCTACACAGAATTTTCGTGATCTGCAAGCGCAGCTGGAGGGTACGGAAAACCGCATTGCCGTTGCCCGGATGGATTTTAACAATGCCGTGCAGCAATATAACACCCTGATCAAAAGCTTTCCGATGAATTTATTTGCCGCTTCGTTCGGCTTTAAAGAAAAAGGCTATTTTCAGGCCGAGCCCGGAGCCGAAAAGGCTCCACAGGTGCAATTTTAA
- a CDS encoding OmpA family protein, which yields MTIYLKTGLLCGMILCVIHATLLAQYRPEKINKRARALYMDAQAALDMQNLTQAIAYLKMAVKADSQYLDAWAQLASIAFKQKDYPEAVIDFQRVMAIDSTYDPRLYYAYAKSLAGMGKFAEAIAYMHRYLQIPGLGSDEIALGKSWLQHFEIGLQTALQHHPFAPQNLGDSINSADPEYFPSLTVDGQTLVFTRNLHNQNEDFYISTWDAADSQWHRAVNLGPPVNTPENEGTGHISQDGRILIYAACNQPGGLGSCDIVYSVRTAQGWSTPVNLGPNVNSRFWDSQPCLSPDNHDLYFVSNRPGGYGGSDIYVCHLQPDGSWSKPENLGPNINTPGDETSPFIHADNQTLYFASNGWPGIGDMDLFYSRRQPDGSWSKPVNLGYPINTIDHDGTLFVAADGKTAYFASDRFNGYGQLDLYAFTLYPEARPIPTLYVRGTVYDSLTHQPLSASIDLIDVATDSLITRIHSDIHGQYLVTLPIGKIYAFHVSHPGYLFYSDQFSLVNQKAYRPYEINIPLQPIRLHARMVLKNIFFDFNKYDLKPESKPELDKLVQFLKDNPTLHITIKGYTDSVGTASFNLTLSQHRAEAVMQYLIAHGIQANRLKAVGYGEAQPVASNETEEGRALNRRVEFEITEQ from the coding sequence ATGACCATATACTTGAAAACGGGGCTGTTGTGCGGTATGATTTTATGTGTGATACACGCCACCCTCCTCGCCCAGTATCGGCCTGAAAAAATCAATAAACGAGCACGCGCATTGTATATGGACGCGCAAGCCGCACTGGATATGCAAAACCTCACGCAAGCCATCGCTTATCTGAAAATGGCCGTTAAAGCCGATTCCCAATATCTCGATGCCTGGGCACAGCTGGCATCCATAGCCTTTAAACAAAAAGATTATCCGGAAGCCGTTATAGATTTCCAGCGCGTGATGGCTATCGACAGCACTTATGATCCTCGATTATATTATGCTTATGCCAAATCACTGGCCGGTATGGGAAAATTTGCGGAGGCCATTGCATATATGCATCGGTATTTACAAATTCCCGGTCTGGGCAGCGACGAAATAGCTTTAGGCAAAAGCTGGTTACAGCATTTTGAAATCGGTTTGCAAACTGCGTTGCAACATCATCCCTTTGCACCTCAAAATCTGGGCGATAGCATCAATTCAGCTGATCCGGAATATTTTCCATCGCTTACCGTGGATGGGCAAACACTGGTATTTACCCGTAACCTGCATAACCAGAATGAAGATTTTTACATCAGCACCTGGGATGCGGCCGATAGTCAGTGGCACCGGGCGGTGAATCTCGGGCCGCCTGTAAACACGCCGGAAAATGAAGGTACAGGTCATATTTCCCAGGACGGCCGAATTTTGATTTATGCTGCCTGCAATCAGCCCGGCGGCCTGGGCAGCTGCGATATCGTGTATTCCGTTAGAACCGCTCAAGGCTGGAGCACACCCGTGAACCTGGGTCCCAACGTAAACAGCCGATTCTGGGATTCCCAGCCCTGCCTTTCGCCCGATAACCATGATCTCTATTTCGTGAGCAACCGACCCGGTGGCTATGGGGGAAGCGATATTTATGTTTGCCACCTGCAACCCGATGGCTCCTGGAGCAAACCGGAAAACCTGGGCCCCAACATCAATACCCCGGGCGACGAAACCAGCCCCTTCATTCATGCCGATAACCAGACGCTTTACTTTGCCTCCAACGGCTGGCCCGGCATCGGCGACATGGATCTGTTCTACTCCCGCCGGCAGCCCGACGGCAGCTGGAGCAAGCCGGTGAACTTAGGTTATCCCATCAACACTATCGATCACGACGGCACGCTGTTCGTAGCCGCCGACGGCAAAACGGCTTATTTCGCCTCCGACCGATTCAATGGATATGGACAGTTAGACCTGTATGCGTTTACGCTCTACCCCGAAGCGCGCCCCATACCCACCCTCTACGTGCGCGGCACTGTATATGATTCACTCACCCATCAGCCGCTGAGCGCATCCATCGACTTGATCGATGTGGCTACCGACAGCCTGATTACCCGCATCCATTCAGATATCCATGGTCAATATCTGGTTACGCTGCCCATAGGGAAAATTTATGCATTTCACGTTTCCCATCCGGGCTATCTGTTTTACTCGGATCAATTCTCCCTGGTCAATCAAAAAGCTTATCGCCCTTATGAAATCAATATTCCCCTGCAACCGATCAGGCTGCATGCGCGCATGGTTTTGAAAAACATCTTTTTTGATTTCAACAAATACGACCTGAAACCTGAATCGAAGCCCGAGCTGGATAAACTGGTACAATTTCTCAAAGACAATCCTACGTTGCACATTACCATCAAAGGATATACCGACAGTGTAGGAACGGCTTCTTTTAACCTAACCCTTTCCCAGCATCGGGCGGAGGCCGTGATGCAATATTTGATTGCACACGGCATACAGGCTAATCGGCTAAAAGCCGTGGGTTACGGCGAAGCCCAGCCCGTGGCCAGCAATGAAACCGAGGAAGGACGTGCCCTGAACCGAAGAGTGGAATTCGAGATCACGGAGCAATAA
- a CDS encoding 5'-nucleotidase, lipoprotein e(P4) family, producing MNHTTIRVLRSLMLLFLLGWACACSGPRQAEHAEHRATPVNSALVYATLWHQRAAEYKALCLQAYLTARRQLDAYLDTANRYARYAVITDIDETLLSNARYEATMALQGKSFDSQSWNAWVMKAEADTIPGALAFFQYVARRGVQVFYISNRTVDQLTATIRNLQRYGFPDADQVHVLLSPDGSEDKSSRRAAVEKDYRVILLLGDNLGDFSHAFDHQSMAVRDSLVYAHADQFGKRWIIIPNDMYGEWQRAYLDYRLLSPAQQDSVYRALLQTESVIAP from the coding sequence ATGAATCACACAACGATTCGGGTTCTCCGTTCCCTCATGCTCTTGTTTTTACTCGGGTGGGCATGTGCCTGCTCGGGTCCCCGTCAGGCCGAACATGCTGAACATAGGGCTACACCGGTGAATAGCGCGTTGGTTTATGCCACGCTATGGCATCAACGCGCCGCCGAATACAAAGCGTTGTGCTTGCAGGCTTATCTTACGGCGCGCAGGCAGTTAGACGCTTATCTGGATACGGCCAATCGTTACGCCCGCTATGCCGTGATCACCGATATCGATGAAACCCTGCTGAGCAACGCGCGATATGAAGCTACCATGGCTTTGCAGGGCAAGTCGTTCGATTCGCAGTCCTGGAATGCCTGGGTCATGAAAGCCGAGGCCGATACCATTCCCGGCGCCCTTGCCTTCTTTCAATATGTTGCCCGTCGGGGTGTACAGGTGTTTTATATTTCCAATCGCACGGTCGATCAGCTCACGGCCACCATCCGCAACCTGCAGCGGTATGGGTTTCCCGATGCCGATCAGGTGCATGTGTTGCTCTCGCCCGATGGTAGCGAAGATAAGTCGAGCCGCCGGGCTGCAGTGGAAAAGGATTATCGGGTGATTTTGCTGTTAGGCGATAATCTGGGCGATTTCAGCCATGCGTTCGATCACCAGTCTATGGCCGTACGCGACAGCCTGGTATATGCACATGCCGACCAGTTCGGGAAGAGATGGATCATCATTCCCAACGATATGTATGGCGAGTGGCAGCGGGCCTATCTCGATTATCGGTTGCTTTCTCCCGCCCAGCAGGACAGCGTGTACAGGGCTTTGTTGCAAACGGAATCGGTTATTGCTCCGTGA
- a CDS encoding polysaccharide deacetylase family protein encodes MIFLTLWLSLLSTTCLFSSHPQPQNHLPMEVPVLCFHHIRPDTMHHLSPYSVTVSAFKADMKILHDSGYHTVLPDQLYDYLTRGTPLPPKPVMITFDDNDGEQFTIARPVLDQYGFKAVFFIMTVTIGKPHYMSKAQIKQLAEEGHQIGLHTWDHHMVTRYTEQDWVKQLDEPKKMLEQLIGKPIPYFAYPYGVWNEQAIAELKKRNIKMAFQLSSKVDPQYPLFTVRRIIVAPGYSPQNLLKAMQRDFH; translated from the coding sequence ATGATATTCCTGACGCTCTGGTTGAGTTTGCTATCCACCACCTGCTTATTTTCCTCACATCCCCAACCACAAAATCATCTACCCATGGAGGTGCCGGTGCTTTGCTTTCATCATATCCGACCCGATACCATGCATCACCTGAGCCCTTATTCGGTAACGGTGTCTGCTTTTAAAGCCGATATGAAAATATTGCACGACAGCGGTTATCATACGGTGCTGCCCGATCAGTTGTATGACTACCTTACTCGAGGCACTCCACTCCCGCCTAAACCCGTCATGATTACATTTGACGACAACGACGGCGAACAATTCACCATCGCCCGCCCCGTATTGGACCAATACGGATTCAAAGCGGTATTCTTCATCATGACCGTTACCATCGGCAAACCGCATTACATGAGCAAGGCACAGATTAAACAACTTGCGGAAGAAGGCCATCAAATCGGATTGCATACCTGGGACCATCACATGGTAACCCGATACACGGAACAGGACTGGGTGAAACAATTAGACGAGCCCAAGAAAATGCTGGAACAACTTATCGGCAAACCGATTCCTTATTTTGCCTATCCTTACGGCGTGTGGAATGAACAGGCCATTGCAGAACTGAAGAAAAGAAATATCAAAATGGCTTTTCAGCTGAGCAGTAAGGTAGATCCCCAATATCCCCTGTTCACCGTGCGCCGCATCATCGTGGCACCCGGTTATTCGCCACAAAACTTATTGAAAGCAATGCAACGCGATTTTCATTGA
- a CDS encoding CocE/NonD family hydrolase, with product MLFRNILPTCLVAIIAITSACDAQSISYTKEEVMIPMRDGVKLFTRIYIPQHVQEPVPILLMRSPYSSWNMGTVPPDQDPYVRDMAREGYIFVYQNIRGKQQSEGHFVMQRPVIANRVPDTVDESTDTYDTIEWLLKHIKNNNGKVGQLGISYPGWLALVSGAYPHPALKAVSPQAEMGDLFLGDDFHHNGAFRLSYGFEYSFEEEASKGDTSFPFPQYDLYGWYLQLGSLAHVNERYFHHRIPTWDAFVQHPNYDSFWRQQSPLSYIDTPRIPILHVGGYWDQEDINGPQLMYSHMEKYDIHHNNFICLGPWYHGQWVNAEVDHIGRYEMGSNTAAYFQQQIQKAWFDYWLKGKGDGHFPEAIAFQTGSNQWKTYDSWPPRNAIHRKLYIQADGKLSLSRPETRDSLAFDAYISDPRHPVPYRSRPIEKTYSPHSRWRTWLTEDQRFVDHRPDVASWQSDVLDSDLVVTGDIVAHLFASTTGTDADWVVKLIDVYPDMDSLEPTMSGYELMVASEVFRGRFRKSFSNPEPIPPGKVEAYVIDLHQINHVFRKGHRLMVQVQSTWFPVIDRNPQRFVPNIFEARDSDFQTTTQRIYRNASYATYIDLPVMRN from the coding sequence ATGTTATTTCGCAATATTTTACCGACTTGCCTTGTAGCTATAATAGCCATTACCTCCGCATGTGATGCGCAGTCCATCAGCTACACGAAAGAAGAAGTCATGATCCCCATGCGCGATGGGGTGAAGCTGTTCACCCGGATTTATATTCCACAGCATGTGCAGGAGCCTGTGCCTATCTTGCTCATGCGCTCGCCCTACAGCAGCTGGAACATGGGCACGGTGCCTCCTGACCAGGATCCGTATGTGCGAGATATGGCCAGGGAAGGATATATTTTCGTGTATCAGAACATCCGCGGCAAACAACAAAGCGAAGGTCATTTTGTGATGCAACGCCCCGTGATTGCTAACCGCGTGCCCGATACCGTGGATGAAAGCACCGATACGTACGACACCATTGAATGGTTGCTGAAGCATATCAAAAACAACAATGGAAAAGTAGGACAGCTGGGTATTTCCTATCCGGGATGGCTGGCCCTGGTGAGCGGCGCTTATCCGCATCCCGCGTTGAAAGCCGTGTCGCCACAGGCCGAAATGGGCGATTTGTTTTTAGGCGATGATTTTCATCACAACGGAGCGTTTCGCCTTTCATACGGATTTGAATACAGTTTTGAGGAAGAAGCATCAAAAGGCGATACCTCTTTTCCCTTTCCGCAGTATGATTTATATGGCTGGTATCTACAACTGGGATCGCTTGCTCATGTGAATGAACGCTATTTTCATCACCGCATTCCCACCTGGGATGCATTTGTACAGCATCCCAACTACGACAGCTTCTGGCGGCAGCAATCGCCCCTCAGCTATATAGATACGCCGCGCATTCCCATATTGCATGTTGGCGGTTACTGGGATCAAGAAGATATCAACGGACCTCAATTGATGTACAGCCACATGGAAAAGTACGATATCCATCATAACAATTTCATCTGTCTGGGGCCCTGGTATCATGGGCAATGGGTGAATGCCGAGGTCGATCATATCGGTCGCTATGAAATGGGAAGCAATACAGCAGCCTATTTTCAACAACAAATTCAAAAAGCCTGGTTTGACTACTGGCTGAAAGGCAAGGGCGACGGGCATTTCCCCGAGGCTATCGCTTTTCAAACGGGAAGTAATCAATGGAAAACATACGACTCATGGCCACCACGCAATGCCATACATCGCAAACTTTATATTCAGGCTGATGGAAAATTATCATTGAGCAGACCGGAAACCCGTGATAGCCTTGCGTTTGATGCGTATATCAGCGATCCACGCCATCCCGTACCCTATCGGAGCCGCCCGATCGAAAAAACGTACAGTCCGCATTCCCGCTGGCGCACCTGGCTCACGGAAGATCAGCGATTCGTGGATCATCGGCCCGATGTGGCTTCCTGGCAATCGGATGTGCTCGACAGCGATCTGGTGGTGACCGGCGATATTGTGGCGCATCTGTTTGCCAGCACCACCGGCACGGATGCAGATTGGGTAGTGAAATTAATTGATGTATATCCGGATATGGACAGCCTGGAGCCCACCATGAGCGGCTATGAACTCATGGTGGCATCGGAAGTGTTCAGGGGCCGATTTCGCAAAAGCTTCAGCAATCCCGAACCCATACCACCTGGGAAAGTGGAAGCCTACGTGATAGATTTACATCAAATCAATCATGTGTTTCGAAAAGGACATCGCCTCATGGTGCAGGTGCAGAGTACCTGGTTTCCCGTGATTGACAGAAATCCGCAGCGCTTTGTGCCCAACATCTTTGAAGCCAGGGATAGCGACTTTCAAACAACCACCCAGCGCATTTACAGAAATGCAAGCTATGCTACGTACATCGATTTACCGGTGATGCGCAATTAG
- a CDS encoding ATP-binding protein, which translates to MKENTFKVRARLIEQLGEQLIKNESIALIELIKNAYDADASNVNLIMKNIDNPETGQIIIEDNGTGMDADIIRNVWLEAGSDYKKKMIENNQLTPVYKRRPLGEKGIGRFAVHKLGRKIEIISKKETEKEVYVLIDWDKFENVRYIHEIGIEVVEREPEVFINQTGTRLIISKLKNKWSPDEIKNIYRSILSFNNPFSKNENFNVNFEIDKKEWTEGLVTIDKILDYALFFVEAEIEEDRIKKFRYEFRPYSTMDKLQNRMVDENNQHIKKILKIVDKDNNPINTGNYKIGPIKFTAYIYDQDSKILKLGVSDTKGLKEYLKINGGIRIYRDGVRVYDYGEPENDWLELDIRRVNVPAKRISNNLILAAIELDRMHSTDLIEKTNREGFIENNAYLTFKSAILYLLNVIESERNIDKEKIRTYYGSKEKSQPVVNSIRDLKNVIEEKIKDEPTRMELIKYLDRIEKDYEIISETLLKAAGAGLNLSVVVHEMEKIISELKILIDKEIIGDRIKTLVKHLSNLIEGYSVLIRSRGKKKENIIKIIDQAIFNMEYRLEYHKIEIIKEYRNFCGNTEFYIVRNLLLNSLMNIIDNSIWWLDYSKKGMDDKKKIFINLIEYPYEHISIVIADNGCGFALPADEMVKPFVSAKPDGMGLGLHIVNEVMLAHQGKLLFPDESDFKDFVVPEEFKTGAIVVLSFKNEQVWK; encoded by the coding sequence ATGAAAGAAAATACATTCAAAGTAAGAGCAAGACTGATTGAGCAACTCGGTGAACAGCTTATTAAAAATGAAAGTATTGCACTGATTGAATTGATAAAAAATGCCTATGATGCGGATGCTTCCAATGTAAATTTAATTATGAAAAATATTGATAATCCAGAAACCGGGCAGATAATTATTGAGGATAATGGAACAGGAATGGATGCAGATATTATAAGAAATGTATGGCTGGAAGCAGGGAGCGATTATAAAAAGAAAATGATAGAAAATAATCAGCTGACACCAGTTTATAAAAGACGCCCACTTGGAGAAAAAGGTATTGGAAGATTTGCGGTACACAAGCTTGGTAGAAAGATAGAAATCATATCAAAAAAAGAAACCGAAAAAGAAGTTTATGTACTGATTGATTGGGATAAATTTGAGAACGTCAGGTATATTCATGAAATTGGTATTGAAGTTGTTGAAAGAGAACCGGAAGTATTTATCAATCAAACCGGAACAAGACTGATAATAAGTAAATTGAAAAATAAATGGAGTCCTGATGAAATAAAAAATATATATAGATCGATCTTGTCATTCAACAATCCTTTTTCAAAAAATGAAAACTTCAACGTTAATTTTGAAATTGATAAAAAAGAGTGGACTGAAGGTTTAGTAACAATTGATAAAATACTGGATTATGCATTATTTTTTGTTGAGGCTGAAATTGAGGAAGATAGAATAAAAAAATTCAGATATGAATTTAGACCATACAGTACAATGGATAAATTACAGAATAGAATGGTTGATGAAAATAATCAGCATATAAAGAAAATTTTAAAGATTGTAGATAAAGATAACAATCCTATAAATACGGGAAATTATAAAATAGGGCCAATTAAATTTACTGCTTACATATATGATCAGGATTCCAAAATCTTAAAACTTGGAGTAAGTGATACAAAAGGATTGAAAGAATATTTAAAGATAAATGGGGGAATCAGGATTTACAGGGATGGTGTGCGTGTTTATGACTATGGAGAGCCAGAAAACGACTGGCTGGAACTGGATATAAGAAGGGTAAATGTTCCGGCTAAAAGAATCAGTAATAACCTTATTCTTGCTGCCATTGAACTTGATAGGATGCATAGTACAGACCTCATTGAAAAGACCAACAGAGAAGGTTTTATAGAAAACAATGCATACTTAACATTTAAATCTGCCATCCTGTATCTATTAAATGTTATAGAAAGTGAGAGGAATATTGATAAAGAAAAAATCAGAACCTATTATGGTTCAAAAGAAAAATCACAACCTGTTGTCAATTCCATTCGGGATCTAAAGAATGTTATTGAAGAGAAAATTAAAGACGAACCCACTCGCATGGAATTGATAAAATATCTTGATAGAATTGAAAAAGATTATGAAATAATCAGCGAGACACTTCTTAAAGCCGCAGGTGCGGGGCTGAATCTATCTGTTGTGGTTCATGAAATGGAGAAAATTATATCAGAACTGAAAATTCTTATCGATAAAGAAATTATAGGTGATAGAATTAAAACGCTTGTAAAACATTTATCAAATTTAATTGAAGGTTATTCTGTTCTTATCAGAAGTAGAGGAAAGAAAAAAGAAAATATTATTAAAATTATTGACCAGGCAATATTCAATATGGAATACAGACTGGAATATCATAAAATCGAAATAATAAAGGAATATAGAAATTTTTGTGGAAACACAGAATTTTATATTGTCAGGAATCTTCTTTTAAACAGTCTGATGAACATTATTGATAACTCCATATGGTGGCTTGATTACAGCAAAAAGGGAATGGATGATAAAAAGAAAATATTTATCAATCTTATTGAATATCCGTATGAGCATATTTCCATTGTTATCGCTGATAATGGTTGCGGTTTTGCTCTGCCTGCTGATGAGATGGTCAAGCCATTTGTTTCTGCTAAACCAGATGGTATGGGACTGGGACTGCATATAGTGAATGAAGTTATGCTGGCTCATCAGGGTAAATTGTTATTTCCGGATGAAAGTGATTTTAAAGATTTTGTCGTTCCCGAAGAATTTAAAACAGGGGCTATAGTTGTTTTATCTTTTAAAAATGAGCAGGTATGGAAATAG